From a single Oncorhynchus tshawytscha isolate Ot180627B linkage group LG29, Otsh_v2.0, whole genome shotgun sequence genomic region:
- the LOC112227831 gene encoding amiloride-sensitive amine oxidase [copper-containing]-like gives MARCCCMLVLLVALGVCEASRGREWAHHGASMFADLTPREMRDVRDYLQGKPELGLTATRGKDLKKNSILLMELHLPRKHEALRTLDRGHAKPTRQARVVVQFGNQAQPNITEFIVSPLPFPTSYTGKTFKGDRPIRFESRPITAAEYSHIIDILQKITAKVHKVLFETTGGFSFHNCTNRCLTFSDIAPRGLESGERRTWIMLQKFVEGYFIHPVGFEVLVNHKDLDPERWTVEKVWYNGQYFDNVEELAERYEKGTLEKVQLPDHDDEDLYSTYIPRGHSNTRTDIHGPKLVEPQGPRYHVDGNFVEYAGWSFAFRVRSSAGLQIFDLRFNGERIAYEVSLQEAIAFYSGDTPAAMQTKYIDAGWAMGTVDYELAPGIDCPEIATFLDLHHYYDTDKPMRYKNALCVFEMTTGMPLRRHFNSNFQGSYNFFGGLENHVLVLRTTSTVYNYDYIWDFLFYQNGVMESRVSATGYIHATFFTPNGLHYGSKVYNFVLGNLHTHLIHYKVDLDIAGRENSFESMDLKYVNFTNPWSHKHSVVQSKLVKTQHQTERSAAFRFGKKFPRYVHFYNPNEKNKWGHQKGYRIQYNSHANSVLPRGWREENGISWSRYPLAVTRHKDSEPTSSSIYTQNDPWEPVVSFEDYIRNNEDITNQDLVAWVTVGFLHVPHSEDIPNTATPGNSVGFFLRPFNFFDEDPSLSSRSTVIVRPDKEGKPKVQRWTPEVVGHCVTDKPFFYNGTYAGV, from the exons ATGGCCAGGTGCTGCTGTATGCTGGTGCTGCTGGTTGCTCTGGGCGTGTGTGAAGCCTCTCGTGGCCGGGAGTGGGCTCACCATGGAGCCTCCATGTTCGCCGACCTGACCCCCCGTGAGATGCGTGACGTCCGGGACTACCTGCAAGGCAAGCCAGAGCTGGGTCTGACAGCGACCCGGGGCAAGGACCTGAAGAAGAACAGCATCCTGTTGATGGAGCTCCACCTGCCTCGGAAGCACGAGGCCCTGAGGACACTGGACCGGGGCCATGCCAAACCCACACGCCAGGCCAGGGTGGTGGTGCAGTTCGGGAACCAGGCCCAGCCCAACATCACTGAGTTCATTGTGAGTCCACTGCCCTTCCCTACTTCATACACGGGGAAGACTTTCAAGGGAGACCGGCCCATTCGGTTTGAGTCGAGACCCATCACGGCGGCGGAGTACTCACACATCATTGACATCTTGCAGAAGATTACTGCCAAGGTCCACAAGGTCCTGTTTGAGACCACAGGCGGATTTTCCTTCCACAACTGCACCAACCGCTGCCTGACATTTTCGGACATTGCGCCCCGTGGTTTGGAGTCGGGTGAGAGGAGGACCTGGATCATGCTGCAGAAGTTCGTAGAGGGCTACTTCATCCACCCTGTGGGCTTTGAGGTCCTGGTGAACCATAAAGATCTGGATCCCGAGCGCTGGACGGTGGAGAAGGTGTGGTACAACGGCCAGTACTTTGACAACGTGGAAGAACTGGCAGAGCGATATGAGAAGGGAACGCTGGAGAAGGTCCAGCTTCCTGACCATGACGATGAAGACTTGTACTCCACTTACATTCCCCGTGGGCACAGCAACACACGCACTGACATTCATGGGCCCAAGCTGGTAGAGCCCCAAGGCCCTCGCTACCACGTGGATGGGAACTTTGTGGAATACGCCGGCTGGTCCTTCGCCTTCCGAGTCCGCTCATCCGCCGGCCTCCAAATCTTTGACCTGCGCTTCAATGGAGAGCGCATCGCCTACGAGGTCAGCCTCCAGGAAGCCATCGCCTTCTATTCGGGTGACACCCCCGCCGCCATGCAGACCAAATACATAGATGCTGGCTGGGCCATGGGAACTGTGGACTACGAGCTGGCGCCTGGCATTGACTGCCCCGAAATCGCAACCTTTCTAGACCTGCACCATTACTACGACACGGACAAGCCCATGCGCTACAAGAACGCCTTGTGTGTGTTTGAAATGACCACAGGGATGCCTCTGAGGAGGCACTTCAACAGTAACTTCCAGGGGAGCTACAACTTCTTCGGGGGTCTGGAGAACCACGTGCTGGTGCTTCGTACCACCTCCACCGTCTATAACTACGACTACATCTGGGATTTTCTCTTCTACCAGAACggagtgatggagtccagggTCAGTGCCACCGGCTACATCCACGCCACCTTCTTTACGCCTAACGGACTGCACTATGGCTCTAAGGTGTATAACTTCGTACTTGGTAACCTGCACACTCATCTCATCCACTACAAGGTTGACCTTGATATTGCTG GTCGGGAGAACAGCTTTGAGTCGATGGACCTCAAGTACGTGAACTTCACCAACCCGTGGAGCCACAAACATTCTGTCGTCCAATCCAAGCTCGTCAAGACGCAACACCAAACGGAACGCAGCGCAGCCTTCCGATTTGGCAAAAAGTTCCCCCGCTACGTGCACTTCTACAACCCCAATGAGAAGAACAAGTGGGGCCACCAGAAGGGGTACCGCATCCAGTACAACTCCCACGCCAACAGTGTGCTTCCCCGTggctggagagaggagaatggcatCAGCTGGTCCAG ATACCCATTGGCTGTGACCAGGCACAAGGACAGTGAGCCCACCAGCAGTAGTATCTACACTCAGAACGACCCCTGGGAGCCTGTGGTCTCCTTTGAGGACTACATCCGCAACAATGAAGACATCACCAACCAG GACCTGGTTGCCTGGGTGACAGTGGGCTTCCTGCACGTGCCCCACTCGGAGGACATCCCCAATACGGCAACGCCCGGCAACTCTGTGGGCTTCTTCCTGCGCCCCTTCAACTTCTTCGATGaggacccctctctctcatcccgcAGTACCGTCATTGTCCGGCCAGACAAAGAGGGGAAGCCGAAGGTCCAGAGATGGACCCCAGAGGTCGTAGGTCATTGTGTGACTGACAAGCCTTTCTTCTACAACGGCACCTACGCAGGAGTCTGA